From Candidatus Dormiibacterota bacterium:
GACCGCGCGCACCTCCTCCGCACCGCCTTCCCCGTGGTCGCGACCATCGGGCTGGCGTTCTTCACCCTGATCCTCTCGCGGGTGGCGTCGTCGTGAGCTCGCGCCGGCCGCCGTCACCCACCCCGCACCGGATCGCCACCCGCCGCTCCCCACAGCGGACCGCACCGGTTCCGAACCAGTGCAACCATCACCAGGACCCGCTCACCGAGGACACCACCGTCGCCACCGCAACCGCCACCCCTCCCCGGATCGCATCCGCACCGCGGCGCCTGAGCCTCGGGCGGATGTCCGCCATCAACGCCTTCTGGTTCGGCAACGGCGCGCACTGGCAGCCGCTCTTCATCGCGCTGGTGCCCGAGGGCGCCAAGCTGATCGTCGGGAGCGGGTCGAGCGACCTGCTGGTCGGCCGCGCCACCGCCGCCGGCGGCGTGTTCGCCTTGATCGTCCCGCTCCTCGCCGGCTGGCTGTCCGACCGCACCCGCACCCGCTGGGGCCGCCGCCGGCCCTGGATGGTCGCGGGCACCGTGCTCAACGTGATCGGCCTCGCGCTCCTCGCGCTGGCCTGGTCGCCGGCGCTGCTGATCGTCTTCTACCTCGCCGTCCAGGCGGGCAACAACGTCGCCGGCGCCGCCTACAGCGGCGTCATCCCCGACGTCGTCCCCGAGGAGCAACGCGGACGCGCGTCGGGCCTGCTGGGGACGATGAACCAGCTGGGGACGGTCGTCGGCATCCTGCTCATCGCCATCGTCTTCGGCGTCCTCGGGCGCAGCCGCGCCGCGCTCCTCGCCGGCTACGCGATCGTCGCGGTCATCCTCGTCGCCACCCTGCTGATCACCCTGGTGGCGACACGGGAGCCGGTCCTGCCCGCGCTGCCGCGGACCCGCCGCGAACGGCCCTCGACCGTCGCCCTGCTCTGCGCCTCGTCGACCACCGTCGCGGTCATCGCCATCCTGCTGCTGCTGACCTCCCCGCTGGGAGCCGTATCGGGCATCGTGCTCGGGACCGTCACAGCGCTCGGCGCCGCCGGAGCCGTGCTGAGCGGGCGCCGCATCCCCGGGCTGCGCGCCTTCTTCACGGCCTTCTCGCACCGCGACTTCCTCTGGTGCTTCATCACCCGCTGCCTGATGCAGTTCGGCATCTTCTCGATCGTCCCGTTCATGGACTCGTACTTCCAGGACGTGGTCGGCTCGAAGAACTCGGGGTCGGCGAGCAGCTTCTGGCTGCTGGCCGTCATCGCCGGCGGCGTCGTTCCCGCCATCCTCGGCGGGATCTACTCCGACCGGATGGGGCGCCG
This genomic window contains:
- a CDS encoding MFS transporter, with translation MSSRRPPSPTPHRIATRRSPQRTAPVPNQCNHHQDPLTEDTTVATATATPPRIASAPRRLSLGRMSAINAFWFGNGAHWQPLFIALVPEGAKLIVGSGSSDLLVGRATAAGGVFALIVPLLAGWLSDRTRTRWGRRRPWMVAGTVLNVIGLALLALAWSPALLIVFYLAVQAGNNVAGAAYSGVIPDVVPEEQRGRASGLLGTMNQLGTVVGILLIAIVFGVLGRSRAALLAGYAIVAVILVATLLITLVATREPVLPALPRTRRERPSTVALLCASSTTVAVIAILLLLTSPLGAVSGIVLGTVTALGAAGAVLSGRRIPGLRAFFTAFSHRDFLWCFITRCLMQFGIFSIVPFMDSYFQDVVGSKNSGSASSFWLLAVIAGGVVPAILGGIYSDRMGRRKVFVYASGAIQAVAASFVLFSLVSSTVPLYALGLLFGVGYGLYYAIDWALACDVLPDRENTAGRDMALWHISLTLPQVVAPTLAALLLTWLNDPHHHLLGIATGHNLGFRIVFGSAALWFVLGTVMVSRIRGVR